A section of the Humulus lupulus chromosome 2, drHumLupu1.1, whole genome shotgun sequence genome encodes:
- the LOC133813866 gene encoding putative UPF0481 protein At3g02645 — MTEHVGGDDMRIKVDTLATELEKLMSDTVSMAPQHSPCIFGVPNILSRHKPEAYAPYAFSFGPFHYTKSHLQATQKIKLRYLHELTSRFPDPKRKLMELTTALIEVQNEARECYEGSIDTNMDELVKVLVLDGCFLIELFCKWRYFNLTGKDDPIFGVNCMTTLLYHDLILLENQIPWLVLDCDNQAQISLDPKPIRTKAQNWLDEAAEIAKCTQEQPENAARETVEANEGNRLNNTAREKRARAQPRWMKDFVIAETHCLFHETMAPLVNLPLNILVTSYFKGIISRGVDLHEDDYKCENKHILDLLRNSLVFPSSIAKQERSLNCSTDNWQLMPPATTLQEAGIKFKKATSGTFSSILDIKFNKGVIEIPSLFIGDCTESLFRNLICFEQCLPNCGEVISSYMALLNYLDSTAHDTEIFIKSGIIENWVDIDDATIFFNQIFNDSTIFHFYYLDLVWEVNKYCERSWPRYRRVLMHNYFKHPWALISVVVAAILLILSFLQTLFTIIK; from the exons atgacAGAGCATGTTGGAGGAGATGATATGAGGATTAAAGTTGATACATTGGCAACTGAACTGGAAAAGTTGATGTCTGATACTGTGTCAATGGCACCTCAACATAGTCCCTGCATCTTTGGAGTCCCAAACATATTATCAAGGCATAAACCAGAAGCTTATGCACCCTATGCATTTTCATTTGGGCCATTCCACTACACCAAATCACATCTACAAGCCACCCAGAAAATCAAGCTCAGATATTTGCATGAACTCACCTCCCGTTTTCCTGACCCCAAGAGGAAACTGATGGAGCTCACTACAGCCCTTATTGAGGTTCAAAATGAGGCTCGGGAGTGCTACGAAGGATCAATCGATACGAATATGGATGAACTTGTAAAAGTGTTAGTACTCGATGGCTGCTTCCTCATTGAACTGTTCTGCAAATGGAGGTATTTCAACCTCACTGGAAAAGATGACCCCATCTTCGGTGTCAACTGCATGACCACATTGCTGTATCATGACTTAATTTTGTTGGAAAACCAAATACCTTGGCTAGTGCTTGACTGTGATAACCAGGCCCAAATATCATTAGACCCCAAGCCCATTCGAACAAAGGCCCAGAACTGGTTGGATGAAGCAGCCGAAATAGCTAAGTGCACTCAAGAACAGCCAGAAAATGCAGCAAGAGAAACTGTTGAGGCAAACGAAGGGAACCGACTGAACAACACAGCGCGTGAGAAAAGGGCACGCGCACAACCGAGATGGATGAAGGATTTCGTGATAGCCGAGACGC ACTGTTTGTTTCACGAGACCATGGCTCCACTCGTAAATCTTCCATTGAATATACTAGTAACTAGTTACTTCAAGGGCATTATCTCTAGAGGAGTAGACCTTCATGAAGATGATTACAAATGCGAAAACAAGCACATTCTGGATCTATTAAGGAACTCACTGGTTTTTCCTTCTAGTATTGCAAAACAAGAAAGAAGTTTGAATTGTTCCACCGATAATTGGCAACTAATGCCACCTGCTACAACTCTGCAAGAGGCAGGAATAAAGTTCAAGAAGGCTACAAGTGGTACATTTTCTAGTATTTTGGATATCAAATTCAACAAAGGTGTAATTGAGATTCCTTCACTATTCATTGGGGACTGCACAGAGTCTCTGTTCAGGAATCTGATATGCTTTGAGCAATGCCTCCCTAATTGTGGTGAAGTGATTAGTTCTTACATGGCATTGTTAAACTACCTCGATAGTACTGCCCATGACACAGAAATATTTATAAAGAGTGGGATCATTGAAAATTGGGTGGATATTGACGATGCCACCATATTCTTCAACCAAATCTTCAATGACAGTACTATTTTTCATTTCTACTATCTTGATCTTGTGTGGGAGGTAAATAAATATTGTGAACGCAGTTGGCCGAGATATCGAAGAGTTCTTATGCATAACTATTTCAAGCATCCGTGGGCACTTATTTCGGTCGTAGTTGCAGCTATCCTACTCATTCTTAGTTTCTTACAGACTTTATTCACCATAATTAAATAG